A genomic stretch from Aedes albopictus strain Foshan chromosome 2, AalbF5, whole genome shotgun sequence includes:
- the LOC109406081 gene encoding uncharacterized protein LOC109406081: MSSREAHGSGKNVKLSKRAKSPKTKGDEVVESGDVSIVVTGAPVEISVGDRTLAGRTCKSCKGPDSDEMVQCDNCDKWHHFGCVGVTEEVADHSWSCPKCISAKWAQRSGSTSSKHLQPTGETTDAQKTSNASKEKNQQTSVVAAEKQNVNDEGQHQISDREKDNRVPASVVSSSSSRRSSRTLLKLQMQKLEEEQRLAKEFLERKYALLEEAVSERSSRSASSKVSSSMSRVRDWVRGNKTCHEEESALNYPEIFEPERHSTQNPSMLAGLYHLPIPRGQSLSAQQEQQTIGRTFSVRAMSSAVANPVRSTVDIDGGQRAAFDRTVQPSLRNRQTDHSCATGHYYDSTRVPLDPPCSRREPRLEEDFDDPCPLTKKQLAARQAISKDLPNFSGKPEEWPIFFSSYSNTTAMCGFTDAENAVRLQKSLTGKAYEAVKSRLMHPSNAKGVLDTLRMRFGQPEAIVHSLIAKITALPPLKEDKLETIMDFAVEVQNFCAIVDACELEEHMYNVSLLHQLVCRLPSSIKLDWARYRHTLPRANLATFGNWIYSLAEAASTVTIPGVPDSKPMRNESRPSKKSTGFLNAHLEPIETELYPEIETPRKNTDDCLVCKSTCKAIEKCKQFLELPRDSRWAVVRDFNLCRRCLGKHNGMCRAKPCRKNGCTRKHHELLHNENQIRSDAATVIDKEQQEPPSIRHECNSHRSSSNSSLFRYLPITLHGKNGCVRTFAFLDEGSKLSLMDQDLADELELDGVESPLYLRWTGGTERCEKDSRVITVAISGTFNEAKKFKLDEVRTVKELQLPRQSLDARKMIRICEDFLSSHTRMPVQEF, translated from the coding sequence ATGTCGAGTCGCGAAGCGCACGGTTCCGGGAAAAACGTCAAGCTGTCAAAAAGGGCTAAGAGCCCCAAAACCAAAGGTGATGAAGTGGTTGAAAGTGGTGATGTGTCGATTGTGGTCACGGGAGCTCCTGTGGAAATATCAGTAGGGGATCGGACATTAGCTGGTCGGACCTGCAAATCATGCAAAGGGCCGGATAGTGATGAGATGGTGCAGTGCGATAACTGCGATAAGTGGCACCACTTTGGTTGTGTTGGAGTTACGGAGGAGGTAGCAGATCATAGTTGGAGCTGTCCAAAGTGCATATCAGCAAAATGGGCTCAGCGATCGGGATCTACTTCCAGCAAACATCTTCAACCAACGGGTGAAACTACGGATGCGCAGAAAACGTCAAACGCGTCGAAGGAGAAAAACCAACAAACTTCCGTTGTAGCCGCAGAGAAGCAGAACGTTAACGACGAGGGGCAACATCAAATCAGCGACCGGGAAAAGGACAATAGGGTACCAGCCAGTGTTGTGTCATCTTCTTCATCCCGCAGATCTTCGAGGACACTGCTGAAGCTACAAATGCAGAAGCTGGAGGAGGAGCAAAGATTGGCAAAAGAGTTTCTGGAAAGGAAGTACGCTCTATTGGAGGAAGCAGTCAGCGAGAGGAGTTCTAGGTCGGCAAGTTCTAAGGTTAGTTCCAGCATGAGCCGAGTGCGCGATTGGGTGCGAGGCAACAAAACTTGCCATGAAGAAGAAAGTGCGTTGAACTATCCAGAAATATTCGAACCCGAAAGGCACTCTACGCAGAATCCAAGTATGTTAGCGGGCTTGTATCACCTGCCAATCCCGAGAGGACAGTCGCTTTCTGCACAACAGGAGCAGCAGACAATCGGTAGAACTTTCTCTGTCAGAGCAATGTCCAGTGCTGTTGCAAATCCAGTGAGATCAACCGTAGATATCGACGGTGGTCAACGTGCAGCGTTCGATAGAACAGTACAGCCTTCGTTGAGAAACCGACAGACAGATCACTCTTGCGCAACAGGGCATTACTACGATTCTACGCGCGTTCCGTTAGATCCTCCATGCTCAAGAAGGGAACCTCGACTTGAGGAAGACTTCGACGACCCATGTCCTCTAACCAAGAAGCAATTAGCTGCGCGTCAAGCTATCTCGAAGGATCTGCCAAATTTTTCGGGGAAACCAGAAGAATGGCCTATTTTCTTCTCATCATATTCCAACACAACTGCTATGTGTGGGTTTACGGATGCAGAGAACGCAGTCCGGTTGCAGAAGAGCTTGACAGGTAAAGCATACGAAGCAGTTAAAAGCCGTTTGATGCATCCCTCCAACGCGAAAGGGGTGCTCGACACACTGCGGATGAGATTTGGGCAGCCGGAAGCTATCGTTCACTCCCTGATAGCTAAGATTACAGCTCTACCGCCGCTGAAAGAAGATAAGCTTGAGACTATAATGGACTTCGCCGTAGAAGTTCAAAACTTCTGTGCTATTGTAGATGCATGCGAACTGGAGGAGCACATGTATAATGTGTCATTGTTGCATCAGCTAGTCTGCAGGTTGCCATCATCGATCAAGCTTGACTGGGCCAGATATCGGCACACACTTCCAAGAGCCAATTTGGCGACTTTCGGTAACTGGATCTATTCGTTAGCAGAAGCGGCTAGCACTGTAACCATTCCCGGAGTTCCGGATTCCAAGCCTATGCGGAACGAGTCACGGCCATCCAAGAAAAGCACAGGATTTCTAAATGCGCATCTAGAGCCAATCGAAACAGAACTCTATCCCGAAATAGAGACTCCTCGAAAGAATACGGACGACTGTTTGGTTTGCAAGTCCACTTGCAAAGCAATTGAAAAATGCAAACAATTTCTGGAGCTGCCTAGAGACTCAAGGTGGGCTGTTGTACGAGACTTCAATCTATGCCGTCGCTGCCTGGGAAAACACAATGGGATGTGTAGGGCCAAGCCGTGTAGGAAAAATGGTTGTACGCGAAAGCATCATGAGTTACTCCACAATGAGAATCAAATCAGGAGCGATGCGGCAACTGTCATAGACAAAGAGCAGCAAGAGCCCCCTTCCATTCGGCACGAGTGTAACAGTCACCGGTCTAGTTCCAACAGTTCCCTTTTTCGCTACCTCCCAATCACCCTCCACGGAAAGAATGGGTGCGTCCGGACATTCGCCTTCTTGGATGAAGGTTCAAAGCTGAGCCTCATGGACCAAGACCTTGCTGACGAGCTGGAGCTGGATGGAGTTGAAAGTCCGCTGTATCTTCGATGGACTGGTGGTACCGAGCGGTGCGAAAAGGATTCCCGTGTCATTACCGTTGCGATTTCAGGCACGTTTAACGAAGCAAAGAAGTTTAAGCTGGATGAAGTACGAACGGTAAAGGAGCTTCAGCTGCCACGACAATCATTAGACGCCAGGAAAATGATCCGTATATGCGAGGACTTCCTATCGAGTCATACGAGAATGCCCGTCCAAGAATTTTGA